One window of Equus caballus isolate H_3958 breed thoroughbred chromosome 3, TB-T2T, whole genome shotgun sequence genomic DNA carries:
- the SIAH1 gene encoding E3 ubiquitin-protein ligase SIAH1 isoform X3: MSRQTATALPTGTSKCTPSQRVPALTGTTASNNDLASLFECPVCFDYVLPPILQCQSGHLVCSNCRPKLTCCPTCRGPLGSIRNLAMEKVANSVLFPCKYASSGCEITLPHTEKADHEELCEFRPYSCPCPGASCKWQGSLDAVMPHLMHQHKSITTLQGEDIVFLATDINLPGAVDWVMMQSCFGFHFMLVLEKQEKYDGHQQFFAIVQLIGTRKQAENFAYRLELNGHRRRLTWEATPRSIHEGIATAIMNSDCLVFDTSIAQLFAENGNLGINVTISMC; the protein is encoded by the coding sequence atgaGCCGTCAGACTGCAACAGCATTACCTACTGGAACCTCAAAGTGTACACCGTCCCAGAGGGTGCCTGCCCTGACTGGCACAACTGCGTCCAACAATGACTTGGCGAGTCTTTTTGAGTGTCCGGTCTGCTTTGACTATGTGTTACCACCCATTCTTCAATGTCAGAGTGGCCATCTTGTTTGTAGCAACTGTCGCCCAAAGCTCACATGTTGTCCGACTTGCCGGGGCCCATTGGGATCCATTCGCAACTTGGCTATGGAGAAAGTGGCCAATTCAGTACTTTTCCCTTGTAAATATGCCTCTTCTGGATGTGAAATAACTCTGccacacacagaaaaagcagACCACGAAGAGCTCTGTGAGTTTAGGCCTTATTCCTGCCCGTGCCCTGGTGCTTCCTGTAAATGGCAAGGCTCTTTGGATGCTGTGATGCCCCATCTGATGCATCAGCATAAATCCATTACGACCCTGCAGGGCGAGGATATAGTGTTCCTTGCTACAGACATTAATCTTCCTGGTGCTGTTGACTGGGTGATGATGCAGTCTTGTTTTGGCTTTCACTTTATGTTAGTcttggagaaacaggaaaaatacgATGGTCACCAGCAGTTCTTTGCAATTGTACAGCTGATAGGAACACGCAAACAAGCTGAAAATTTTGCTTATCGACTTGAGTTAAATGGTCATAGGCGGCGATTGACTTGGGAAGCGACTCCTCGATCTATTCATGAGGGAATTGCAACAGCCATTATGAATAGTGACTGCCTAGTCTTTGACACCAGCATTGCACAACTTTTTGCAGAAAATGGCAATTTAGGCATCAATGTAACTATTTCCATGTGTTGA